A genome region from Pirellulales bacterium includes the following:
- the glgC gene encoding glucose-1-phosphate adenylyltransferase, with protein sequence MSNVLAIVLAGGRGNRLDPLTRDRAKPAVPFGGSYRIVDFTLSNCINSGLMRILVLTQYKSASLDRHLRAGWMHYFQRELGNYLDLIPPQQRISDDWYRGTADAIYQNLYSVERSGAEYVVVLAGDHIYKMDYRAMIEQHRDSGAAVTVAALRVPVGLAARQFGVMEVDTANRILAFAEKPEHPRPLPNDPEHCLASMGIYVFSTPCLLEELMANANAQDGGADFGHHVLPRIVDRKGAVAHEFQGVASDGRYWRDVGTIAAYYQASMELLNSPPPLDLFDEHWPIRSGPSNLPAPRILLATARGPRVNAPRPNIIAGGTVIEDAVVDGSIIGRGCYIAKGAVVRNSVLFDGVTVGANALVERAILDKDVEVAAATLLTAQQTAPQFPGVTVTENMILCVPQGMAIDAHRNVLAKPARYGRSQRDDRGARRIDCADDLAGPNESAPSSVQG encoded by the coding sequence ATGAGTAACGTCTTGGCCATTGTGCTCGCCGGGGGGCGCGGCAACCGCTTGGATCCGTTGACGCGCGACCGCGCCAAGCCGGCGGTTCCGTTTGGCGGCAGTTATCGGATCGTCGATTTTACGCTCTCCAACTGCATCAACAGCGGCTTGATGCGGATCCTCGTACTCACGCAGTACAAATCGGCCAGCCTCGACCGCCATCTGCGCGCCGGTTGGATGCACTATTTCCAGCGCGAATTGGGCAACTACCTGGACTTGATTCCACCGCAGCAGCGGATCAGCGACGACTGGTACCGTGGCACGGCCGATGCGATCTATCAGAATCTCTACTCGGTCGAGCGCTCGGGGGCCGAGTACGTGGTCGTATTGGCCGGCGACCATATCTACAAAATGGATTACCGGGCCATGATCGAACAGCACCGCGACAGCGGTGCCGCCGTGACCGTGGCTGCCCTGCGCGTGCCCGTTGGCCTGGCAGCTCGGCAATTTGGGGTGATGGAGGTCGACACGGCCAACCGCATCCTGGCGTTTGCCGAGAAGCCCGAGCATCCACGGCCGCTGCCCAACGACCCAGAACACTGTCTGGCATCGATGGGCATCTACGTGTTTTCGACGCCATGCTTGCTCGAGGAGCTGATGGCGAACGCCAACGCGCAGGACGGCGGCGCGGATTTCGGTCATCACGTGCTGCCTCGCATCGTCGACCGGAAAGGCGCCGTGGCACACGAATTCCAGGGAGTCGCTTCCGACGGCCGCTATTGGCGCGACGTGGGAACGATTGCCGCGTACTACCAGGCGAGCATGGAACTGCTCAATTCGCCGCCGCCGCTCGACTTGTTTGACGAGCATTGGCCGATCCGCTCCGGCCCATCGAATCTGCCGGCGCCGCGCATCTTGTTGGCAACGGCGCGGGGACCGCGGGTGAATGCTCCCCGCCCCAACATCATTGCCGGAGGAACCGTCATCGAAGATGCCGTCGTCGATGGCTCGATTATCGGGCGCGGATGTTACATCGCGAAAGGCGCCGTCGTTCGCAACAGCGTGTTGTTCGACGGCGTCACGGTGGGTGCGAACGCCCTGGTCGAACGCGCCATTCTCGACAAAGACGTCGAGGTTGCCGCCGCAACCTTGCTCACAGCGCAGCAAACCGCTCCCCAGTTTCCCGGGGTAACCGTGACGGAAAACATGATCCTGTGTGTGCCACAGGGCATGGCGATCGACGCCCATCGCAATGTCCTCGCCAAGCCGGCTCGGTACGGCCGCTCCCAGCGGGACGATCGCGGGGCGCGGCGCATTGACTGTGCGGACGATCTTGCCGGCCCGAACGAATCCGCGCCGTCGTCGGTGCAGGGCTGA
- a CDS encoding LemA family protein encodes FKNAYSQIDVQLKRRNDLIPNLVETAKGYMSHERETLEAVARARAAAVSAQQAAAAKPGDPAAMQGLMGAETALNGALGRLLAVAEAYPDLKANQNMLQLQEELTSTENKIAFARQAYNDSVMVYNNAREQFPAVLFAGMLNFHEAQLFEVASPQEREAPKVQF; translated from the coding sequence TTCAAGAACGCCTACTCGCAGATCGACGTCCAGCTCAAGCGCCGCAACGACTTGATTCCCAACCTGGTCGAAACGGCCAAGGGCTATATGAGCCACGAGCGCGAGACGCTCGAGGCCGTCGCGCGCGCCCGCGCCGCGGCCGTGTCGGCCCAGCAGGCCGCGGCCGCGAAGCCCGGCGACCCGGCGGCTATGCAGGGATTGATGGGCGCCGAGACGGCGTTGAACGGGGCCCTGGGCCGGCTGTTGGCCGTCGCCGAGGCGTATCCCGACCTCAAGGCCAATCAGAACATGCTGCAGTTGCAAGAGGAATTGACCTCGACCGAAAACAAGATCGCCTTTGCCCGCCAGGCGTACAACGATTCGGTGATGGTCTACAACAATGCCCGCGAGCAATTCCCTGCGGTGTTGTTCGCCGGGATGTTGAATTTCCACGAGGCGCAACTGTTCGAGGTCGCCAGTCCTCAGGAACGCGAAGCACCCAAGGTGCAGTTCTAG
- a CDS encoding PQQ-binding-like beta-propeller repeat protein has protein sequence MSLACLHRGGWCAVPVVLLLAAASAKAADNCPEFLLARDGDGAGAGALPDHWSATENIAWKTDLPGLGWSSPVVWNGRVFVTTAIPAGQEREPKRGLYLDDVDASKYGPPTLTYQYKVYCLDLATGQVLWDRVAYEGVPPKPHHMKNSLASETMAVDPQRVYAYFGNVGIYCYDHDGQPLWERKIEPTETRYSWGTGASPIVHLGRVYLVNDNEDDSYALALDGETGQQIWRVEREEGSNWATPFIWENELRTELVTPGTDRTRSYDLDGNLLWDFHGMAIISIPRPFTAYGLLYVTSGHVLTPDRPFYAIRPGAKGDISLAKDETSNEHIVWCRKEVGPYHPTPILYRDVMYILYDQGFFASLDPKTGETILKKTRIPNGRAFTSSPWAYDGKIFCLNEDGVTFVINADPKFEILHTNSLAEDDMCLASPCVVESRLLIRTAARLYCVQKPGS, from the coding sequence ATGTCGTTGGCGTGTTTGCATCGAGGTGGTTGGTGCGCTGTGCCGGTGGTGCTGCTGTTGGCCGCCGCGTCGGCCAAGGCCGCCGATAACTGTCCCGAGTTTCTGTTGGCGCGCGATGGCGATGGGGCCGGCGCCGGCGCGCTGCCCGACCACTGGTCGGCGACGGAAAACATCGCCTGGAAGACCGACCTGCCGGGCCTGGGCTGGTCGTCGCCGGTGGTTTGGAACGGGCGCGTGTTTGTGACCACGGCCATTCCCGCGGGACAGGAACGCGAACCGAAGCGTGGGCTGTACCTCGACGATGTCGACGCCAGCAAGTATGGCCCGCCGACCTTGACCTACCAGTACAAGGTTTACTGTCTCGACCTGGCCACGGGCCAGGTACTGTGGGACCGCGTCGCGTACGAAGGCGTGCCCCCGAAGCCGCACCACATGAAGAATTCGCTGGCCTCGGAGACCATGGCCGTCGATCCGCAGCGCGTCTACGCGTATTTCGGCAACGTCGGCATCTACTGCTACGACCACGACGGCCAGCCGCTCTGGGAACGCAAGATCGAACCGACCGAGACGCGCTATAGCTGGGGGACCGGCGCTTCGCCGATCGTGCACCTCGGCCGCGTCTACCTGGTGAACGACAACGAAGACGACTCGTACGCGCTGGCGCTCGACGGCGAGACGGGCCAGCAAATCTGGCGCGTCGAGCGCGAAGAGGGAAGCAATTGGGCTACGCCGTTCATCTGGGAAAACGAACTGCGGACCGAGCTGGTCACGCCCGGCACCGACCGCACGCGCAGCTACGACCTCGACGGCAACCTGCTGTGGGACTTTCACGGCATGGCCATCATCAGCATTCCGCGGCCGTTTACGGCCTATGGCCTGCTCTACGTGACCAGTGGACACGTGCTGACGCCCGATCGCCCGTTCTATGCCATCCGGCCAGGCGCCAAGGGCGACATCTCGTTGGCCAAAGACGAGACCAGCAACGAACACATCGTGTGGTGCCGCAAAGAGGTGGGCCCCTATCATCCGACGCCCATCCTGTATCGCGACGTGATGTACATCCTCTACGACCAGGGTTTCTTCGCCTCGCTCGATCCGAAAACCGGCGAGACGATCCTCAAGAAGACGCGCATTCCCAACGGTCGCGCTTTCACCTCGTCGCCATGGGCGTATGACGGCAAGATCTTCTGCCTGAACGAAGACGGCGTGACGTTCGTCATCAACGCTGACCCCAAGTTCGAGATCTTGCACACCAACTCGCTGGCCGAGGACGACATGTGCCTGGCGAGCCCCTGCGTGGTGGAAAGCCGCTTGTTGATTCGCACGGCGGCCCGGCTGTACTGCGTCCAGAAGCCGGGCAGTTGA
- a CDS encoding methyltransferase domain-containing protein produces MWVRAWFMRLTWSICLAVAVPAAAQETSVRPGINDSFRDPDLKAFEQRFETESREVFALRHEIVAACKLQPGQVVADVGAGTGLFTLLMARAVGSEGKVLAVDIAEEFLEHIQNKAREAQLDNVTTVLCKQDSAELAPASVDVVFVCDTYHHFEFPFRTLQSLHRALRPGGRLIVIDFRKVAGESTEFVMQHVRAPQDVFEQEIADSGFQKVDEVGGLLKENYFVVFQRQPAAGSSAESK; encoded by the coding sequence ATGTGGGTCCGTGCCTGGTTCATGCGGTTGACGTGGTCGATTTGCCTGGCCGTCGCTGTTCCGGCCGCGGCGCAGGAGACGAGCGTCCGCCCCGGCATCAACGACAGCTTTCGCGATCCCGATTTGAAGGCGTTCGAACAGCGGTTCGAGACCGAGAGCCGCGAGGTATTCGCCCTGCGCCACGAGATCGTGGCCGCTTGCAAGCTCCAACCCGGTCAGGTCGTGGCCGACGTCGGCGCGGGGACCGGCTTGTTCACGCTGCTCATGGCTCGGGCCGTCGGCTCTGAAGGCAAAGTGCTGGCGGTCGACATCGCCGAGGAATTCCTGGAGCACATCCAGAACAAGGCCCGCGAGGCCCAGCTCGACAACGTCACGACGGTCCTTTGCAAGCAGGATTCGGCCGAACTGGCCCCCGCCTCGGTCGATGTGGTATTCGTCTGCGACACCTACCATCATTTCGAGTTCCCGTTCCGCACGCTGCAATCGCTGCACCGCGCCTTGCGGCCGGGCGGCCGCCTGATCGTGATCGATTTCCGCAAGGTCGCCGGCGAGAGCACCGAGTTCGTCATGCAGCACGTCCGCGCCCCGCAGGACGTGTTCGAGCAAGAGATTGCCGACAGCGGCTTTCAAAAGGTCGACGAGGTCGGCGGGCTGCTGAAAGAAAACTATTTTGTCGTCTTTCAGCGCCAGCCGGCCGCCGGTTCATCCGCGGAAAGCAAGTAA
- a CDS encoding universal stress protein, with the protein MPRSLLLAVDSEEPDHAAAQLALDWAREHDALLAMIGVVDLAQVSPPEPVPLGGGFAKQVLDQVRSAAATAALEGVLQQLADRCAAARVRHLILERHGDTAEELATQAQRFDLIVMPRRASHRFEPARCGLAGALWELLHFPPRPVIAVPAPVPPGQGVMIAFDGSLQAARALQAYQQSGLLAGQPLHILTLDDDPARGALVAERARDFLHQHDLSVQVHVESAEGSPGTRLVSRAVEWNVGLIVMGAYGQSRWREWFLGSATRTVLATSPLPLFLVH; encoded by the coding sequence ATGCCACGCTCCTTATTGCTCGCCGTCGACAGCGAGGAACCAGACCATGCAGCAGCGCAGCTCGCTCTGGATTGGGCCCGGGAGCACGACGCGCTGCTGGCGATGATCGGCGTCGTCGATCTGGCCCAAGTGAGCCCGCCCGAGCCGGTTCCGCTTGGCGGCGGGTTCGCGAAACAAGTGCTCGACCAGGTACGGAGCGCCGCAGCCACGGCTGCCTTGGAAGGCGTGCTGCAGCAATTGGCCGATCGTTGCGCCGCGGCGCGAGTACGTCACCTGATTCTCGAACGCCACGGCGATACGGCCGAAGAGTTGGCCACGCAAGCGCAGCGGTTCGATCTGATCGTCATGCCGCGTCGCGCCAGTCACAGATTCGAGCCCGCGCGATGCGGCTTGGCGGGCGCCTTGTGGGAACTGTTGCATTTCCCGCCGCGGCCGGTCATCGCCGTACCGGCTCCGGTACCGCCAGGGCAGGGCGTGATGATCGCCTTCGATGGCAGCTTGCAGGCCGCGCGCGCCTTGCAGGCCTATCAACAGAGCGGTTTGCTCGCTGGCCAGCCCTTGCACATCCTGACGCTGGACGACGATCCGGCTCGCGGCGCGCTCGTCGCCGAACGGGCCAGGGATTTTCTGCATCAGCATGATCTGTCTGTGCAGGTCCACGTCGAAAGTGCGGAAGGTTCACCGGGAACACGGCTGGTCTCTCGAGCGGTCGAGTGGAACGTGGGTCTGATCGTCATGGGAGCCTACGGGCAGTCGCGCTGGCGCGAATGGTTCCTGGGTTCCGCAACGCGCACTGTGCTCGCGACTTCTCCGCTGCCGTTGTTCCTGGTTCATTGA
- a CDS encoding BNR repeat-containing protein: MNFRCLWLICVGWTCFASAHAQAGEPFELPEVDGYRGIWYSNQETHDEYVYKYSGGMATYPQQHAPIAIYAEAVNKTFFVYGGTETTRQRLLHMVSYYDHATGTVPRPRILLDKQTIDAHDNPTLSIDGDGYLWIFSNAHGTARDSYIHRSAQPFAIDRFERVATTNFSYSQPWYVPGQGFLFLHTRYVSGMRRLFWMTSAEGRDWSEPQPLAQVALGHYQISTAERGRVATALNYHPRPGGLNARTNLYYLETSDFGHSWQTAGGEPVILPLREAKNPALVRDYQDEGRLVYLKDVRLDERGRPVILHLVSRGYAPGPANDPRTWRIARWDGAAWSFHDVTTSDHNYDFGSLDLGADGTWTLVAPTEPGPQPYGTGGQMVLWTSGDRGATWHRMKQLTHADDCNHSYARRPIGARDDFFALWADGDARKPSPSRLYYTDRAGTHVWQLPEPMTAPEARPEIRW, from the coding sequence ATGAATTTCCGGTGTCTCTGGCTGATCTGCGTGGGCTGGACGTGTTTCGCCAGCGCGCACGCGCAGGCCGGCGAGCCGTTCGAGCTGCCCGAGGTCGACGGCTACCGCGGCATCTGGTACTCGAATCAAGAGACGCACGACGAGTACGTCTACAAGTATTCCGGCGGCATGGCGACCTATCCGCAGCAGCACGCGCCGATCGCCATCTACGCGGAGGCCGTCAACAAGACGTTCTTCGTCTACGGCGGCACCGAAACGACGCGCCAGCGACTCTTGCACATGGTGTCCTACTACGATCACGCGACGGGAACCGTACCCCGGCCGCGGATCTTGCTCGACAAGCAGACGATCGACGCCCACGACAACCCGACGCTGTCGATCGACGGCGACGGCTACCTATGGATCTTTTCGAACGCCCACGGCACGGCCCGGGATTCGTACATTCATCGCAGCGCGCAGCCCTTTGCGATCGACCGGTTCGAGCGCGTGGCGACGACGAATTTTTCCTACTCGCAGCCGTGGTACGTCCCGGGGCAGGGGTTTCTGTTCCTGCACACGCGCTACGTATCGGGCATGCGCCGGTTGTTTTGGATGACGAGTGCCGAGGGGCGCGACTGGAGCGAACCGCAACCGCTGGCTCAGGTAGCTCTTGGCCACTACCAGATCAGCACCGCCGAGCGCGGCCGCGTCGCGACAGCGCTCAACTATCATCCCCGGCCCGGCGGCCTCAACGCGCGGACCAATCTCTACTACCTCGAAACGTCCGACTTCGGCCACAGTTGGCAAACCGCCGGCGGCGAACCCGTGATCCTGCCGCTGCGCGAAGCCAAGAACCCTGCGCTGGTCCGCGATTACCAGGACGAGGGCCGGCTGGTGTACTTGAAAGATGTGCGCCTCGACGAGCGGGGTCGCCCGGTCATCTTGCACCTGGTCAGCCGCGGGTATGCCCCCGGGCCGGCCAACGATCCGCGCACGTGGCGCATCGCGCGTTGGGACGGCGCAGCGTGGTCGTTTCACGACGTGACGACGTCGGATCACAACTACGACTTCGGCTCGCTCGACCTGGGCGCCGACGGAACCTGGACGCTCGTTGCCCCGACCGAGCCCGGCCCTCAGCCGTATGGCACCGGCGGCCAGATGGTGCTCTGGACCAGCGGCGACCGCGGCGCGACGTGGCACCGGATGAAGCAATTGACGCATGCCGACGACTGCAATCACAGCTACGCGCGGCGGCCGATCGGCGCGCGCGACGACTTTTTTGCTCTCTGGGCCGACGGCGATGCGCGGAAACCCAGCCCTTCGCGGCTGTACTACACCGATCGCGCCGGCACGCACGTCTGGCAGTTACCCGAGCCGATGACCGCGCCCGAGGCCCGGCCCGAGATCCGCTGGTAA
- a CDS encoding M48 family metallopeptidase has product MAMDFFEHQAHARRLTLRLVLLFSLAVVCIVATVCLVLGLTLGGVLTGGKTAGMARPLANLWLYTVVAPATLSVIGLGSLYKTIELARGGEAVALLLGGRLLQPQSGGLAEQRLLNVVEEMAIASGLPVPPVYVMKDERGINAFAAGFRPDQAVIGVTRGCLEHLNRDELQGVIAHEFSHILNGDMRLNIRLIGVLHGILVIALVGYYVLRAVGRGGSGDKKGATFAIAAAALALMGVGYVGVFFGRLIKSAISRQREFLADASAVQFTRNPDGIAGALRKIGGLQAGSRVVDEHAEEASHMFFGNGVRNPLFTWLATHPSLTERIRRIDPAWDGRFPRTAQLPPLADDEAPRRRPAAREAAVEVVPEELAAGLAVDSAAELDELRRKAKRRNVQVAEAPEKVGQPEAQEVSYAHVLVPDYPPLVRQAADEPHGARAVILAILLEDRPEIRDRQQRLLAERLDAATLRELALLLPQVDALAVDARLPLAELCVRALKQLSVRQYKEYRAVLQAVVQADDQLSRFEYLLWTIVVRTLDIRFGLEREPTVKYRRLDAVAPAAITLLDMLAAVGHDSPVEADAALRAGLTKLGLQADARVPRGCSLRDLDLALRSLAQAVPAVKRTVVEACAACTGADGRATSAEAELLRAACAVLGCPMPPLLPTAGQVQT; this is encoded by the coding sequence ATGGCGATGGACTTCTTCGAGCATCAGGCCCACGCCCGGCGGCTGACCCTGCGGCTGGTGCTCTTGTTCAGCCTCGCGGTCGTGTGCATCGTGGCGACCGTTTGCCTGGTGCTGGGGCTGACGCTGGGCGGAGTGTTGACCGGCGGTAAGACGGCCGGCATGGCGCGCCCCTTGGCGAATCTCTGGCTCTACACGGTCGTCGCGCCGGCCACGCTGAGCGTCATCGGCCTGGGCAGCCTGTACAAGACGATCGAGCTGGCCCGCGGCGGCGAGGCCGTGGCGCTGCTGCTGGGTGGGCGCTTGTTGCAGCCCCAGTCCGGCGGGCTGGCCGAACAGCGGCTGTTGAACGTGGTCGAGGAAATGGCCATCGCGTCGGGCCTGCCGGTGCCGCCGGTGTACGTGATGAAAGACGAGCGGGGCATTAACGCCTTTGCCGCGGGATTTCGACCGGATCAGGCGGTGATCGGCGTGACGCGCGGCTGCCTCGAGCATCTCAATCGCGACGAGCTGCAGGGCGTGATCGCCCACGAGTTCAGCCATATCCTCAACGGCGACATGCGGCTGAATATCCGCTTGATCGGCGTGCTGCACGGGATTCTCGTCATCGCGCTGGTGGGCTATTACGTACTGCGCGCCGTCGGACGCGGCGGCAGCGGCGACAAGAAGGGCGCCACCTTCGCCATCGCCGCGGCCGCGCTGGCGCTGATGGGCGTTGGCTACGTGGGGGTGTTTTTCGGCCGGCTGATCAAAAGTGCCATCAGCCGGCAGCGCGAGTTCCTGGCCGACGCGTCGGCCGTGCAGTTCACGCGCAATCCCGACGGCATCGCCGGCGCGCTCCGCAAGATCGGCGGGCTGCAGGCCGGCTCGCGGGTCGTCGACGAACATGCCGAAGAGGCCAGCCATATGTTTTTTGGCAACGGCGTGCGTAACCCGTTGTTCACGTGGCTGGCGACGCACCCGTCGCTGACCGAGCGCATTCGCCGCATCGACCCGGCCTGGGACGGACGCTTTCCGCGCACGGCGCAACTGCCGCCGTTGGCCGACGACGAAGCACCGCGCCGCCGGCCGGCGGCGCGCGAAGCGGCCGTCGAAGTCGTGCCCGAGGAACTCGCGGCGGGGCTGGCGGTCGACTCGGCCGCGGAACTCGACGAACTGCGCCGCAAGGCCAAGCGACGCAACGTCCAGGTTGCGGAAGCGCCGGAAAAAGTCGGCCAGCCCGAGGCGCAAGAAGTCAGCTACGCGCATGTGCTCGTACCGGACTATCCGCCGCTGGTGCGGCAGGCGGCCGACGAGCCGCACGGCGCCCGGGCCGTGATCCTGGCGATCTTGCTCGAGGATCGCCCTGAGATCCGCGACCGGCAGCAGCGGCTCTTGGCCGAGCGGCTCGATGCGGCGACCCTGCGCGAATTGGCGTTGCTGTTGCCGCAGGTCGACGCGCTGGCGGTCGATGCCAGGTTGCCCTTGGCCGAGCTGTGCGTCCGGGCGCTCAAGCAATTGAGCGTGCGACAATACAAGGAATACCGCGCCGTGCTGCAGGCCGTCGTGCAGGCCGACGATCAGTTGTCGCGGTTCGAGTATCTGCTTTGGACGATCGTCGTCCGCACGCTCGACATCCGATTCGGTCTGGAGCGCGAACCGACGGTGAAATATCGGCGCCTCGATGCCGTCGCACCGGCGGCGATCACGTTGTTGGACATGCTGGCCGCCGTGGGACACGATTCGCCCGTCGAGGCGGATGCGGCGTTGCGCGCGGGACTGACGAAACTGGGGCTGCAGGCCGATGCGCGCGTGCCCCGGGGCTGCAGCCTGCGCGATCTGGACCTGGCCTTGCGAAGCCTGGCGCAGGCAGTGCCTGCCGTCAAACGCACCGTGGTCGAGGCCTGCGCGGCCTGCACCGGCGCCGACGGCCGTGCCACTTCGGCCGAGGCCGAACTGCTGCGGGCCGCTTGCGCGGTGCTCGGCTGCCCGATGCCTCCGCTGCTGCCGACGGCCGGACAGGTGCAGACATGA
- a CDS encoding PEP-CTERM sorting domain-containing protein (PEP-CTERM proteins occur, often in large numbers, in the proteomes of bacteria that also encode an exosortase, a predicted intramembrane cysteine proteinase. The presence of a PEP-CTERM domain at a protein's C-terminus predicts cleavage within the sorting domain, followed by covalent anchoring to some some component of the (usually Gram-negative) cell surface. Many PEP-CTERM proteins exhibit an unusual sequence composition that includes large numbers of potential glycosylation sites. Expression of one such protein has been shown restore the ability of a bacterium to form floc, a type of biofilm.) produces the protein MRMLIGLLALALSAAPVSQGLAHPGRRFEVIVQGDQLAAQGYLTPGTPDDGGGNPRPYLNAIHGHWTGVGGIASVADLPSFDVFDPAPAELVGGSLTLELLGASKWVNPPADPMGVTPMLVPLGVGETISVQYGGTTITTSTLGALLLSANIPATGAEDLDLLYSINGIPSNVIYALEWRLASSAPGVADSESIYTVLAPMGHDYHHAALHLEEFLGIEAVPEPSSVVLLSVGAIGVAIVARRRRR, from the coding sequence ATGCGCATGCTCATAGGGCTCCTTGCGCTGGCATTGTCGGCGGCACCGGTTTCCCAGGGCCTGGCTCACCCGGGTCGGCGCTTCGAAGTGATCGTGCAGGGTGATCAACTTGCGGCCCAAGGTTATCTCACCCCGGGCACACCCGACGATGGCGGCGGCAATCCGCGCCCGTATCTGAACGCCATTCACGGCCACTGGACCGGTGTCGGCGGCATCGCGTCGGTGGCCGACTTGCCGAGCTTCGATGTCTTCGATCCGGCTCCCGCCGAGCTGGTCGGCGGCAGTCTGACGCTCGAACTGTTGGGCGCCAGCAAGTGGGTCAACCCGCCGGCCGATCCGATGGGCGTGACGCCGATGCTCGTGCCGCTGGGCGTGGGCGAAACGATCTCCGTGCAATACGGCGGTACGACGATCACGACGAGCACCCTGGGGGCACTGCTGTTGTCGGCGAACATCCCGGCCACCGGTGCAGAGGACCTGGATCTGCTCTACTCGATCAATGGCATCCCGAGCAATGTGATCTACGCGCTCGAATGGCGGCTGGCGTCGTCCGCGCCGGGCGTTGCGGACAGCGAGAGCATCTATACGGTCCTCGCGCCCATGGGTCACGATTATCATCATGCGGCACTGCACCTGGAAGAGTTCCTGGGCATCGAGGCGGTACCGGAACCGTCGTCGGTGGTGCTCTTGAGCGTCGGCGCGATCGGCGTCGCCATCGTCGCTCGAAGGCGGCGCCGCTAG
- a CDS encoding carbon storage regulator, translated as MLVLSRRRGEAIRIGDHITLTVVRLEGQRVRLSVEAPAEVRIVRAELLKRCQPAPR; from the coding sequence ATGCTTGTGCTGTCTCGGAGGCGCGGAGAGGCCATTCGTATTGGGGATCACATCACCCTGACGGTTGTCCGCCTTGAAGGTCAACGTGTGCGACTGTCGGTCGAAGCACCGGCGGAAGTCCGCATCGTGCGCGCCGAATTGCTCAAACGCTGCCAACCGGCACCCCGATGA
- a CDS encoding MarR family winged helix-turn-helix transcriptional regulator, which produces MLPIEDQIVLALRRTSQAIDQYSRQLLREFGLTAPQLATLREILAGAHASPMALAEALHVSQPTMTGILARLEQHGLIERKPSTTDRRSNVATVTDKGCELAAKAPPLLRDQFRQQLRALPTWQQTEILSTLQRVAEMMQAPEISDGPFLFNENSAVPKARRSRRKAKAPQAPL; this is translated from the coding sequence GTGCTCCCGATCGAAGACCAGATCGTGTTGGCCCTGCGCCGGACCAGCCAGGCGATCGATCAATACTCTCGCCAGTTACTCCGCGAGTTCGGACTCACCGCTCCGCAGTTGGCAACGCTGCGCGAGATCCTGGCGGGCGCACACGCCTCGCCGATGGCGCTGGCCGAAGCACTGCACGTCAGTCAGCCGACCATGACCGGGATTCTGGCCCGGCTGGAGCAACACGGCCTGATCGAACGCAAGCCCTCGACGACCGACCGCCGCAGCAATGTGGCGACCGTAACCGACAAGGGATGCGAGTTGGCCGCCAAAGCGCCGCCGTTGCTGCGCGACCAGTTCCGCCAGCAGTTGCGCGCGCTGCCGACCTGGCAACAGACAGAGATCCTGTCGACGCTGCAAAGAGTCGCCGAAATGATGCAGGCGCCCGAGATCAGCGACGGTCCGTTCTTGTTCAACGAGAACAGCGCCGTACCCAAGGCCCGTCGTTCGCGACGCAAGGCGAAAGCCCCGCAAGCCCCCTTGTAA